DNA from Flavobacterium aestivum:
GATGAAAATCGAAGTGCGTTCACATACAGATAGCCGCCAAACGGCCAGCTATAATGAAAAATTATCTGATAAAAGAGCTAAAGCAACTGTTGCTTGGTTAGTGAAAAACGGTGTAGATTCTACTAGAATTATAGGAAAAGGGTATGGTGAATCACAGTTAGTGAATCATTGCTCAGATGGTGTTAAATGTACTGAAGAAGAACATCAAGCTAATAGACGAAGCGAGTTTATTATTGTTTCGATGAAGTAATAGAATTTTTTTAGTAAAATCCTTTCTTTCTGAATTTGTTCAGAGAGAAAGGATTTTTTTTATGAGTGTTTTTTATGGTCATTGGTATTATTTGTTTTCAAAAAGGATTACCAAACTCTCAAAATCTTATATTTGTATCTGCAATGCACAATTTTTGACTTTCATTCTGTAAAAAGTCTTAAGTTTTAATTTAATTCAATGCCTAAATATGCGGTTATTTCTTGGTTGTTTCCTTTTTCTATCATTTTTCAAAGGGTTTTCTCAAGGGAAAGAATTTTCAATTGATACATTACATGTCAAAATAGATTCGCTTTATAGAGAAGATCAATTCTACACAGGATTGATTTATAATTCGCTTTTAAATAAACCTTCGGATTTTTCACAGCAAAGAGTTTCATTTGGTTTTTCTGCTGGGTTTCTAAGGGATATGCCTGTAAATAAAAGTAGAACAGTTGCAATAGCACCTGGTATTGGATTCGTTTATAATAATTATATTCAAAATCTTGCCATTACAGGTACGAACGAAAATCCCATTTATACCGTAATTCCTTCCACAGAAAATTATCACAGAAATAAATTTGAACAGTTCCTTGTAGAAATTCCAATCGAATTTAGATGGCGTACTTCAACTCCGGAAGTATATAAATTTTGGAGGATTTATGGGGGATTTAAATTTAGTTATCTGTTATTAGACAGATCGGTTTATGATAATCAAACAAAAATAATCATCAGAAATAATAAAGATTTTAATGAATTTCTTTATGGAGCCTATATTTCTGCGGGGTATAATACTATAAATTTATACGCTTATTATGGTTTGAATTCCCTTTTTAAATCAACAGCAAAA
Protein-coding regions in this window:
- a CDS encoding porin family protein, which codes for MRLFLGCFLFLSFFKGFSQGKEFSIDTLHVKIDSLYREDQFYTGLIYNSLLNKPSDFSQQRVSFGFSAGFLRDMPVNKSRTVAIAPGIGFVYNNYIQNLAITGTNENPIYTVIPSTENYHRNKFEQFLVEIPIEFRWRTSTPEVYKFWRIYGGFKFSYLLLDRSVYDNQTKIIIRNNKDFNEFLYGAYISAGYNTINLYAYYGLNSLFKSTAKVNDESIKMNALSIGIMFYIL